AATTATAACCCTCGTGATTTTTCTGACTACGAAGCATTTTTCTGTCCTATTTCTCCGGTTTTAGTATTTTTAGTTGCCTGTTCTTCCTCGATTTCTTTCAACTCTTCATCAATTCTATCAGCATTTCCAGCAAACATAATCCCCTCACGCCTGGACCATACTCCACCACTGACAGCAGAAACAGCAGTAGTAACCTTGTCATTCAAATCATCAATCATATATGGAACCAAATCTGTTTCAATGTCGATGGTTTGGGATGCCTTACTAAACTCGGATGGATTGATAGCCCCTAAAGCGGAAACTATGAAATTTACACGTCTTTGCATAAACTCGCCTATTACCTCAGCATGATTTTCGACTGCCATATGCGCTCCCATAAACATGAAACGAAAAGCTGTACCGGAAGCCTTGCCAATACCTTTTAGTGTCTCAAAAGAAATGCGTGGAGTGTTTGACATATCATATGCCATGTTGGTAAGGGTTTCGGCTTCAAATTTAATCGTATCTGGAACTTGGTCCCATGTCAGATACCGCGCACCGGCTCCTTCTCCTTCCAGTTTTACTGTTCTATCTTTTGTCTTGCCTGTGAATCCGATTACCTCACCAATCAATTCCAAAATGGGAAAGAAATGATAATCTATACAATCGGCATAGTTAGAAAGAAGTTTCTCCAACCTTACCCGGAAGGTATTAATCTTCGTACAGTATGCTTCGGGGCGATAAGCGTAATCTACAGGAAGCTTTGGGAATCCATGAGCGAAAGTTGTTCTTTCCTCATAACCCTTGGATAAATCCCACTGGTAAACCATCTTGTCCGTAATAGTCATAAAGCAGATAATTTCCGAATCATCCATGAGCCTTTTCTTGTACTCACGGGAGAAAGCTATCATCTTACCTTCATCGTTGAAAAACGGATAAAGTTTATCACCTCGGAATGGTGACCATAACACGCTTTTCAACTTCTTGGTAGGTTTTACCTTGCCTCCAAAGGTAGTCTTAACCTTTTTCCAGAACTTTGCCCAAAACGAATCATCATCGGTCGCATACCAATACTCGGCTACCTCTTGCTCGGATAACCAGGAACGAACTATTTTTTTGTTCTGATACTTGATTTTATTGGACTTGAATACAGCCTTGACAGCATCCAGCAGCTTCTTTTCATCATCATCTGTTGGAGTACAATCTATTGAAGGTTCGGTGCCTACAGTGAAAGCCGTTTGAATGTTCACGATGTCCTGCTCCAGGGGTATGGAGATACGGTTCACCGGTTCGGTCTTGTATTGCGCTTCAATCTCGTAGGTCTTGCCGGTCTTTTCATCGAAAACCTTCTCTGCTTCCTTTTCAAGCACTTTTCTATCCGGATACCTCTCTTTATCCACCATGATTTCGTGGCGCTCCGGATTCCAGTCGTCCCACAATTTGCAACGGTCAGGAAGCTCGGTTTTTCTACCTTTCTTCAAGTAGCTTATTTTCTGCCCGATGTCAGGCAATGCTAATATTTCTTCAAGCGTTAATGGCATAATCTATATTTTTAGTGTGTGAATATTCCAGTTAAATCTTTCGGCTTCTGAATCTTTCCCAGAAGCTCACCCAAAACATAATAACGGGCAGCATCTATCCCGTGGTTGTCATGGTCTTCGGGGTCATTGATATACTTTCCATCCTTGTCCTTCGCCCACACATACTTTCGGAACTCGCTTTGTAAGTTATACGAATGCTTGGTTATGTATATCTCCATGCCCTGCATCTTATCAATACCTGCGCTAATGGAGCCTGCACCTTTTTCCAC
The DNA window shown above is from Bacteroides faecium and carries:
- a CDS encoding phage portal protein; translated protein: MPLTLEEILALPDIGQKISYLKKGRKTELPDRCKLWDDWNPERHEIMVDKERYPDRKVLEKEAEKVFDEKTGKTYEIEAQYKTEPVNRISIPLEQDIVNIQTAFTVGTEPSIDCTPTDDDEKKLLDAVKAVFKSNKIKYQNKKIVRSWLSEQEVAEYWYATDDDSFWAKFWKKVKTTFGGKVKPTKKLKSVLWSPFRGDKLYPFFNDEGKMIAFSREYKKRLMDDSEIICFMTITDKMVYQWDLSKGYEERTTFAHGFPKLPVDYAYRPEAYCTKINTFRVRLEKLLSNYADCIDYHFFPILELIGEVIGFTGKTKDRTVKLEGEGAGARYLTWDQVPDTIKFEAETLTNMAYDMSNTPRISFETLKGIGKASGTAFRFMFMGAHMAVENHAEVIGEFMQRRVNFIVSALGAINPSEFSKASQTIDIETDLVPYMIDDLNDKVTTAVSAVSGGVWSRREGIMFAGNADRIDEELKEIEEEQATKNTKTGEIGQKNAS